A region of Paraburkholderia largidicola DNA encodes the following proteins:
- a CDS encoding HlyC/CorC family transporter has product MNDSYPSRRHTSDKPQEKRSLLERLTDFISPEPDSRGELLEILQDAHERNLIDADSLSMIEGVFQVSELCARDIMIPRSQMDAINIADAPDEFIPYMLEKAHSRYPVYEGNRDNVIGVLLAKDLLRYYAQDEADVRGMLRPAVFIPESKRLNVLLHDFRVNRNHIAIVVDEYGGVAGLITIEDVLEQIVGDIEDEYDFDEESGNIIASPDGRYRVRALTEIEQFNEEFGTHYSDEEVDTIGGLVTHHFGRVPHRGEKVKLDDLIFEVLRADARQIHMLLVRRDPLAGQRERDVQHVQT; this is encoded by the coding sequence ATGAACGATTCGTATCCCAGTCGACGCCATACCAGCGACAAACCCCAGGAAAAGCGCTCCCTCCTCGAGCGATTGACCGACTTCATCTCGCCCGAGCCCGATTCTCGCGGCGAACTTCTCGAAATCCTGCAAGACGCGCACGAACGCAATCTGATCGACGCAGATTCGCTGTCGATGATCGAAGGCGTGTTCCAGGTTTCCGAGCTCTGCGCGCGCGACATCATGATCCCCCGCTCGCAAATGGACGCGATCAACATCGCGGACGCCCCCGACGAATTCATTCCGTACATGCTGGAAAAGGCGCACTCGCGCTATCCCGTGTACGAAGGCAATCGCGACAACGTGATCGGCGTGCTGCTCGCCAAAGATCTGCTGCGCTATTACGCCCAGGATGAAGCGGACGTGCGCGGCATGCTGCGCCCCGCCGTGTTCATCCCCGAATCGAAGCGCCTGAACGTGCTGCTGCACGACTTCCGCGTCAACCGCAATCACATCGCGATCGTCGTCGACGAATACGGCGGCGTCGCAGGCCTGATCACCATCGAAGACGTGCTCGAGCAGATCGTCGGCGACATCGAGGACGAATACGATTTCGACGAGGAAAGCGGCAACATCATCGCATCGCCGGATGGACGCTACCGCGTGCGCGCGCTGACCGAAATCGAGCAGTTCAACGAAGAGTTCGGCACGCACTACTCCGACGAGGAAGTCGACACGATCGGCGGCCTCGTCACGCACCATTTCGGACGCGTGCCGCATCGCGGCGAGAAAGTGAAGCTCGACGACCTGATCTTCGAAGTGCTGCGCGCCGACGCGCGCCAGATCCACATGCTGCTCGTGCGCCGCGATCCGCTCGCCGGGCAGCGCGAACGCGACGTCCAGCACGTGCAAACCTGA
- the glyS gene encoding glycine--tRNA ligase subunit beta produces the protein MTQSHQATLLVELLTEELPPKALARLGDAFAEGIAQRLAARDLIEGELQFERYATPRRLAVTIKNVRSVAPEKHVREKVLPVSVALDANGQPTPPLAKKLAALGFPDFSVNDLERANDGKAEAFFLRYAAPGATLAEGLQTALDETLAKLPIPKVMTYQRPDGSNVQFVRPVHRLTVLHDKEVVPVTAFGIDADDTTLGHRFLSEGFVQIQHADHYAETLMHRGHVVPNFSDRKETIRTHLLAQANGDEVVMPESLLDEVTSLVEWPVVYACTFEDEFLQVPQECLILTMQTNQKYFALTDANGKLRSRFLIVSNIETKTPAEIVEGNERVVRPRLADAKFFFEHDKKKPLADRVPQLANVVYHNKLGSALQRVERVESLAGAIAQMIGADVALAKRGAHLAKADLLTDMVGEFPELQGTMGTYYARHDGEPEEVALACSEHYQPRFSGDALPSTVTGTIVALADKLETLVGIWGIGLQPTGEKDPFALRRHALGVLRILVEKQLPIDLVELLRVTYAQFANVPNVADSTQAIYEFCIDRLRGQLRERGYSAGEVDAVLALNPTRFDDIVARLDAVREFAALAEAASLAAANKRISNILKKSEGANAGGVQVTLLVEAAEKALHAQLEQVAPRVQSQLAERQYTGALSALAALREPVDTFFNDVMVNAEDPALRANRLALLGALHQQMNCVADISRLAA, from the coding sequence ATGACGCAATCCCATCAAGCCACCCTGCTCGTCGAACTGCTGACCGAGGAACTGCCGCCCAAAGCGCTCGCGCGCCTGGGCGATGCGTTCGCGGAAGGCATCGCGCAACGTCTCGCCGCGCGTGATCTGATCGAAGGTGAATTGCAGTTCGAGCGTTACGCCACGCCGCGCCGCCTCGCCGTCACCATCAAGAACGTGCGCAGCGTCGCGCCGGAAAAACACGTGCGCGAAAAAGTGCTGCCCGTTTCCGTCGCGCTCGATGCGAACGGCCAGCCCACGCCGCCGCTCGCGAAGAAGCTCGCGGCGCTCGGCTTCCCCGATTTCTCGGTGAACGATCTCGAACGCGCAAACGACGGCAAGGCGGAAGCCTTCTTCCTGCGCTACGCAGCGCCCGGCGCGACGCTCGCCGAAGGCCTGCAGACGGCGCTCGACGAAACGCTTGCCAAACTGCCTATTCCGAAGGTCATGACGTATCAGCGCCCGGACGGCTCGAACGTGCAGTTCGTGCGCCCGGTGCATCGTCTGACGGTGCTGCATGACAAGGAAGTCGTGCCCGTCACCGCGTTTGGCATCGATGCCGACGACACCACGCTCGGCCATCGCTTCCTGTCCGAAGGTTTCGTGCAGATCCAGCATGCGGATCATTACGCTGAGACGCTGATGCATCGCGGCCACGTCGTGCCGAATTTTTCGGACCGCAAGGAAACGATCCGCACGCATCTGCTCGCGCAGGCGAACGGCGATGAGGTCGTGATGCCCGAGTCGCTGCTCGACGAAGTGACGTCGCTGGTCGAATGGCCCGTCGTCTACGCATGCACGTTCGAGGACGAGTTCCTGCAAGTGCCGCAGGAATGCCTGATCCTCACGATGCAGACCAACCAGAAATACTTCGCGCTCACCGACGCGAACGGCAAGCTGCGCTCGCGCTTTCTGATCGTGTCGAACATCGAGACGAAGACACCCGCCGAAATCGTCGAAGGCAATGAGCGTGTGGTGCGCCCGCGCCTCGCCGACGCGAAGTTCTTCTTCGAGCACGACAAGAAGAAGCCGCTCGCGGACCGCGTGCCGCAACTCGCGAACGTCGTGTATCACAACAAGCTCGGTTCGGCGCTGCAACGCGTCGAACGCGTCGAATCACTGGCGGGCGCGATCGCGCAGATGATCGGCGCAGACGTCGCGCTCGCGAAGCGCGGTGCGCATCTCGCGAAGGCTGACTTGCTGACCGACATGGTCGGCGAATTCCCCGAGCTGCAAGGCACGATGGGCACGTATTACGCGCGCCACGACGGCGAGCCGGAAGAAGTCGCGCTCGCGTGCTCGGAACATTATCAGCCGCGCTTCTCCGGCGACGCGTTGCCGTCGACGGTCACAGGCACGATCGTCGCGCTCGCGGACAAGCTCGAAACGCTGGTCGGCATCTGGGGCATCGGCCTGCAACCGACGGGCGAAAAAGACCCGTTCGCGCTGCGTCGTCATGCGCTCGGCGTGCTGCGTATTCTTGTCGAGAAGCAACTGCCGATCGACCTCGTCGAACTGCTGCGCGTCACCTACGCGCAGTTCGCGAACGTGCCGAACGTCGCCGATTCGACGCAAGCGATCTACGAATTCTGCATCGACCGTCTGCGCGGCCAGTTGCGCGAACGCGGCTATTCGGCGGGTGAAGTGGACGCCGTGCTCGCGCTGAACCCGACGCGCTTCGACGATATCGTCGCGCGTCTGGACGCCGTGCGAGAATTCGCGGCGCTCGCGGAAGCGGCATCGCTCGCAGCGGCGAACAAGCGTATCTCGAACATCCTGAAGAAATCGGAAGGCGCGAACGCAGGCGGCGTGCAGGTGACGCTGCTCGTCGAAGCAGCCGAAAAGGCACTGCATGCGCAGCTCGAACAGGTTGCGCCGCGCGTGCAGTCGCAACTGGCCGAACGTCAGTACACGGGCGCGCTGTCGGCACTCGCCGCGCTGCGCGAACCCGTCGACACGTTCTTCAACGACGTGATGGTCAACGCCGAAGACCCGGCGCTGCGCGCGAACCGCCTTGCGCTGCTCGGCGCGCTCCATCAACAGATGAACTGCGTCGCGGACATTTCGCGTCTGGCAGCCTGA
- the lnt gene encoding apolipoprotein N-acyltransferase encodes MADPITSRLRRGVTPDAADANIGRARTLPWWHYLAAAAAGALNTLSFAPTPHGGWLELAIFVFFFAWLTRTTGWKSAALTGFAFGFGNYVSGVWWLYVSMHFYGGMPAPLAGTALVLFSLYLAVYPALAAGVWSFCAGHARNGKLVDDQPFSPTWHGAFAFASAWAIGEWLRGTVFTGFPWLASGYAQVDGPFAGFAPIVGVYGVGWVLALAAALIAQAVLRSLATKNGNAPAAPRTARVAVPAVIAVALIAAGLMLPLVSWTTPANATLTVRLLQGNVKQDMKFEESGVKAAIDEYQRMITAKPADLIVTPETAIPVLAQAIPESFALAVRNFADSTHSSILFGAVGGTITPEGRVVDYTNSLFGITPGQKGVYRYDKHHLVPFGEFVPWGFRWFVNLMNIPLGDFARGAPVQKPFVVHNQPVAVDICYEDIFGEEIARTVRESDVPAGVLVNSTNLAWFGNTIALDQHLQIARMRSLETGRPMLRATNTGATAAIDAHGNVVARLPTFTQGSIETTVQGTAGFTPYVTSGNNTVLAVSLLFLAFGFAFGPGRLKKNDNANRSNNT; translated from the coding sequence ATGGCCGACCCGATCACTTCCCGTCTGCGCCGCGGCGTGACGCCCGACGCAGCCGATGCAAACATCGGGCGTGCCCGGACGTTGCCGTGGTGGCATTACCTCGCCGCCGCAGCCGCCGGCGCGCTCAACACGCTATCCTTCGCGCCCACGCCGCACGGCGGCTGGCTCGAACTGGCGATCTTCGTTTTCTTCTTCGCGTGGCTCACGCGCACCACAGGCTGGAAAAGCGCGGCCCTCACCGGCTTCGCGTTCGGCTTCGGCAACTACGTGTCGGGCGTGTGGTGGCTGTACGTGAGCATGCACTTCTACGGCGGCATGCCGGCGCCCCTCGCGGGCACGGCACTCGTGCTGTTCTCGCTGTATCTCGCCGTCTATCCGGCGCTCGCAGCCGGCGTCTGGTCGTTTTGCGCAGGACACGCGCGCAACGGCAAACTCGTCGACGATCAGCCGTTTTCGCCCACCTGGCACGGCGCCTTTGCGTTCGCGAGCGCGTGGGCGATCGGCGAATGGCTGCGCGGTACGGTGTTCACCGGCTTTCCGTGGCTCGCGAGCGGTTACGCGCAGGTCGATGGGCCGTTCGCCGGATTCGCGCCGATCGTCGGCGTGTACGGCGTCGGCTGGGTGCTGGCGTTGGCCGCCGCGCTGATCGCGCAGGCCGTGCTGCGTTCGCTCGCGACGAAAAACGGCAATGCACCTGCTGCGCCGCGAACCGCACGCGTGGCGGTGCCCGCCGTCATCGCCGTCGCGCTAATCGCAGCGGGCCTCATGCTGCCGCTCGTGTCGTGGACGACGCCCGCCAACGCGACGCTGACCGTGCGGCTCCTGCAAGGCAACGTGAAGCAGGACATGAAGTTCGAAGAATCGGGCGTGAAAGCGGCCATCGACGAATATCAGCGGATGATCACAGCCAAACCCGCCGATCTGATCGTCACGCCGGAAACGGCCATTCCCGTGCTCGCGCAGGCGATCCCCGAGTCGTTTGCGCTTGCCGTGCGCAATTTCGCGGATTCGACGCATTCGTCGATTCTGTTCGGCGCAGTCGGCGGCACGATCACGCCCGAAGGACGCGTCGTCGATTACACGAACAGCCTGTTCGGCATCACGCCGGGCCAGAAGGGCGTGTATCGCTACGACAAGCATCATCTCGTGCCATTCGGCGAGTTCGTACCGTGGGGCTTCCGCTGGTTCGTGAATCTGATGAACATTCCGCTCGGCGATTTCGCGCGCGGCGCGCCCGTGCAGAAACCGTTCGTGGTGCACAACCAGCCGGTCGCCGTCGATATCTGCTACGAAGACATCTTCGGCGAGGAAATCGCACGCACGGTGCGCGAGAGCGACGTGCCGGCGGGCGTGCTCGTCAATTCGACGAATCTCGCGTGGTTCGGCAACACGATCGCGCTCGATCAACATCTGCAGATCGCGCGCATGCGCTCGCTCGAAACGGGCCGCCCGATGCTGCGCGCGACGAACACGGGCGCGACGGCCGCGATCGACGCGCACGGCAACGTCGTCGCGCGTCTGCCCACGTTCACGCAAGGGTCGATCGAAACGACCGTTCAAGGCACAGCGGGCTTCACGCCGTACGTGACGAGCGGCAACAACACGGTGCTTGCCGTTTCGCTGCTGTTCCTCGCGTTTGGTTTCGCGTTCGGTCCGGGCCGCCTGAAAAAGAACGACAACGCAAACCGCAGCAACAACACCTAA
- a CDS encoding PhoH family protein, whose translation MKTSQQHLEFTAPREDNARLANLCGPLDENLRQIEQALDVTLQRRGHRISIRGRGAKIALNALENFYNSARDPISVDDIQLALVEARHPGNNGPAGGNGQTEADARFRGDPDHPFDEPAHEGVEDEEELGPKLYTRRADLRGRTPAQREYLKQIVSHDVTFGVGPAGTGKTYLAVACAVDALERDQVKRIVLTRPAVEAGERLGFLPGDLAQKVDPYLRPLYDALYDLLGFDKTAKMFERQMIEIAPLAYMRGRTLNHAFIILDEAQNTTPEQMKMFLTRIGFGSKAVVTGDTTQIDLPRGHKSGLIEAQRVLEDVRGIALTRFTSADVVRHPLVARIVEAYDAASKKEAAAAEAAAAAAK comes from the coding sequence TTGAAGACCTCTCAGCAACATCTGGAATTCACCGCGCCGCGCGAAGACAATGCGCGGCTTGCCAACCTCTGCGGGCCGCTCGATGAAAACCTGCGGCAGATCGAGCAGGCGCTCGACGTCACGCTGCAACGACGCGGACACCGCATCAGCATTCGCGGGCGCGGCGCGAAAATCGCGCTCAATGCGCTCGAAAACTTCTACAACAGCGCGCGCGATCCGATCTCCGTCGACGACATCCAGCTGGCGCTCGTCGAAGCACGCCATCCGGGCAACAACGGACCCGCGGGCGGCAACGGCCAGACGGAAGCCGACGCGCGTTTTCGCGGCGACCCCGATCATCCGTTCGACGAACCGGCGCATGAAGGCGTCGAGGACGAGGAAGAACTCGGTCCGAAGCTGTATACGCGCCGTGCCGATCTGCGCGGCCGCACGCCCGCGCAGCGCGAGTATCTGAAGCAGATCGTCTCGCACGACGTCACCTTCGGCGTCGGCCCGGCGGGTACGGGCAAGACGTATCTCGCAGTCGCGTGCGCAGTCGATGCGCTCGAGCGCGATCAGGTGAAGCGCATCGTGCTGACGCGCCCCGCCGTCGAAGCGGGCGAGCGCCTGGGCTTCCTGCCTGGCGATCTCGCGCAGAAGGTCGATCCGTATCTGCGTCCGTTGTACGACGCGCTCTACGATCTGCTCGGCTTCGACAAGACAGCGAAGATGTTCGAGCGCCAGATGATCGAAATCGCGCCGCTCGCGTACATGCGCGGCCGCACGCTGAATCACGCGTTCATCATTCTCGACGAGGCGCAGAACACGACGCCCGAGCAGATGAAGATGTTCCTGACGCGTATCGGTTTCGGCTCGAAGGCGGTCGTGACGGGCGACACGACGCAGATCGACTTGCCGCGCGGCCACAAGAGCGGCCTGATCGAAGCGCAGCGTGTGCTCGAGGACGTGCGCGGCATCGCGCTCACGCGCTTCACGAGCGCGGACGTGGTGCGGCATCCGCTCGTCGCGCGTATCGTCGAGGCGTACGACGCGGCGTCGAAGAAAGAAGCGGCCGCCGCCGAAGCCGCCGCCGCAGCAGCGAAGTAA
- the gmhB gene encoding D-glycero-beta-D-manno-heptose 1,7-bisphosphate 7-phosphatase: MGTAKKLVVLDRDGVINADSDAFIKSPDEWVALPGSLEAIARLNQAGYRVAIATNQSGIGRGLFDMDALNAMHLKMHRAAAAVGGRIDAVFFCPHTADDHCECRKPKPGMLKMIAERFEIEPEETPCVGDSLRDLQAGAALGFIPHLVLTGKGKKTLEAGGLPEGTIVHNDLRAFALDFLAEEQE; the protein is encoded by the coding sequence ATGGGGACCGCAAAGAAACTGGTAGTGCTCGATCGGGACGGCGTAATCAACGCCGACTCGGACGCGTTCATCAAATCACCCGACGAGTGGGTCGCGCTGCCCGGCAGTCTCGAAGCAATCGCGCGGCTCAATCAGGCCGGCTATCGCGTGGCGATTGCGACGAATCAGTCGGGCATCGGCCGCGGACTGTTCGACATGGACGCGCTCAACGCGATGCATCTGAAGATGCATCGCGCGGCGGCTGCCGTCGGTGGGCGCATCGACGCCGTGTTCTTCTGCCCGCACACGGCCGACGACCACTGCGAATGCCGCAAGCCGAAACCCGGCATGCTGAAGATGATCGCGGAGCGCTTCGAGATCGAACCGGAAGAGACGCCTTGCGTCGGCGATTCGCTGCGCGATCTGCAGGCCGGCGCCGCACTCGGCTTCATCCCGCACCTCGTGCTGACGGGCAAGGGCAAGAAGACACTCGAGGCAGGCGGCCTGCCCGAAGGCACAATCGTGCATAACGATCTGCGCGCGTTCGCACTCGACTTTCTCGCCGAAGAACAAGAATGA
- a CDS encoding gamma-glutamylcyclotransferase, producing the protein MSQPLSSPTPRQPCPDYPPSLGESRLLTDDELRASLDCSLRYWDRKSDLWLFGYGSLIWNPGLPTVEALRSRVHGYHRGLYLWSRVNRGTPEQPGLVLALDRGGSCSGIAFRLAAEGAMPHLEALWRREMAMGSYRPAWLPCVLADGRRVDALAFVMRRDVASYTGKLSDDIVKTVLGCASGRYGTTLDYVSRTVEALRESGMPDRALEALLERCRG; encoded by the coding sequence GTGAGCCAACCTCTTTCATCACCGACGCCGCGTCAACCGTGCCCCGACTATCCGCCGTCACTCGGCGAATCGCGGCTGTTGACGGACGATGAACTGCGCGCGTCGCTCGATTGCTCGTTGCGATACTGGGATCGCAAGAGCGACTTGTGGCTGTTCGGTTACGGCTCGCTGATCTGGAATCCCGGTCTGCCGACGGTCGAGGCGTTGCGGTCGCGGGTGCATGGCTATCATCGCGGGCTGTATTTGTGGTCGCGGGTGAATCGCGGGACGCCGGAGCAGCCGGGGCTGGTGCTTGCGCTGGACCGTGGCGGATCGTGCAGTGGGATTGCGTTCAGGCTTGCCGCTGAGGGCGCGATGCCCCATCTGGAAGCGCTCTGGCGACGTGAAATGGCGATGGGTTCGTATCGTCCGGCGTGGCTGCCTTGCGTGCTTGCCGATGGGCGGCGCGTCGATGCGCTTGCTTTTGTGATGCGGCGGGATGTCGCGTCTTATACAGGCAAGCTGTCTGATGACATTGTGAAAACCGTGCTTGGGTGTGCGTCTGGGCGATATGGGACGACGCTCGATTATGTGAGTCGTACCGTTGAGGCGCTGCGGGAAAGTGGAATGCCAGATCGGGCGCTCGAGGCGCTGTTGGAGAGGTGTCGGGGGTAG
- the ybeY gene encoding rRNA maturation RNase YbeY — MSRAPKLSLNLQFPAGKAWPEHKALLPKATVAAWIKAALFADAELTVRFVDADEGRTLNRTYRGKDYSTNVLTFAYAESEDDPVTGDLILCCPVVEKEANEQGKPLEAHYAHLLVHGTLHAQGYDHEDEAEAEEMEAIETEVLGKLGFPDPYE, encoded by the coding sequence ATGAGCCGCGCCCCGAAACTGTCGCTGAACCTGCAATTTCCCGCTGGAAAAGCGTGGCCCGAACACAAGGCGCTGTTGCCGAAGGCAACGGTAGCCGCGTGGATCAAGGCCGCGCTTTTCGCGGATGCCGAACTGACCGTGCGTTTCGTCGATGCCGACGAAGGCCGCACGCTGAACCGCACGTATCGCGGCAAGGACTACTCGACCAACGTGCTGACGTTCGCCTATGCGGAATCGGAAGACGATCCCGTCACGGGCGATCTGATCTTGTGCTGCCCTGTCGTCGAGAAGGAAGCGAACGAACAGGGCAAGCCACTCGAAGCGCACTACGCGCATCTGCTGGTCCACGGCACGCTGCACGCGCAAGGCTACGACCACGAAGACGAGGCCGAAGCCGAAGAAATGGAAGCGATCGAAACCGAGGTGCTCGGCAAGCTCGGCTTCCCCGACCCGTACGAATAA
- the glyQ gene encoding glycine--tRNA ligase subunit alpha has product MLTFQQIILTLQSYWDKQGCALLQPIDMEVGAGTSHVHTFLRAVGPEPWRAAYVQPSRRPKDGRYGENPNRLQHYYQYQVVLKPAPENILDLYLGSLEALGFDLKQNDVRFVEDDWENPTLGAWGLGWEVWLNGMEVTQFTYFQQVGGLDCKPVLGEITYGLERLAMYLQKVENVYDLIWTEWEEQGPNGPEMRRLTYGDVYHQNEVEQSTYNFEHANTDLLFTFFNSYEAEAKKMIEVPLALPAYELVLKAAHTFNLLDARGAISVTERAAYIGRIRALSRLVAQAYYDSREKLGFPMLGNPVHGVPGLTTDEQDAAMPTWVPPLKVERKIDQD; this is encoded by the coding sequence ATGCTCACGTTTCAGCAAATCATCCTGACGCTGCAATCCTATTGGGACAAGCAGGGTTGCGCGCTGCTCCAGCCGATCGACATGGAAGTCGGCGCGGGCACTTCCCACGTCCACACGTTCCTGCGCGCGGTCGGCCCCGAGCCGTGGCGGGCAGCGTATGTCCAGCCGTCGCGCCGCCCGAAGGACGGCCGCTACGGCGAGAACCCGAACCGTCTCCAGCACTACTACCAGTACCAGGTCGTGCTGAAGCCCGCGCCGGAAAACATCCTCGACCTGTACCTCGGCTCGCTCGAAGCACTCGGCTTCGATCTGAAGCAGAACGACGTGCGCTTCGTCGAGGACGACTGGGAAAACCCGACGCTCGGCGCGTGGGGCCTCGGCTGGGAAGTGTGGTTGAACGGCATGGAAGTAACGCAGTTCACGTACTTCCAGCAGGTGGGCGGTCTGGATTGCAAGCCGGTGCTCGGCGAAATCACGTACGGTCTCGAACGTCTCGCGATGTATCTGCAGAAGGTCGAGAACGTCTATGACCTCATCTGGACCGAGTGGGAAGAACAAGGCCCGAACGGTCCGGAAATGCGCCGCCTCACGTATGGCGACGTGTATCACCAGAACGAAGTCGAACAGTCGACGTACAACTTCGAGCACGCCAACACCGATCTGCTGTTCACGTTCTTCAATAGCTACGAAGCCGAAGCGAAGAAGATGATCGAAGTGCCGCTCGCACTGCCCGCTTACGAACTCGTATTGAAGGCCGCGCACACATTCAATCTGCTCGACGCGCGCGGCGCGATCTCCGTGACGGAGCGCGCGGCGTATATCGGCCGCATTCGCGCGCTGTCGCGCCTCGTCGCGCAGGCTTATTACGACTCGCGCGAAAAGCTCGGCTTCCCGATGCTCGGCAATCCCGTGCACGGCGTGCCCGGCCTCACCACCGACGAACAGGACGCCGCGATGCCCACGTGGGTGCCGCCGCTCAAAGTCGAACGCAAGATCGATCAGGACTGA
- the miaB gene encoding tRNA (N6-isopentenyl adenosine(37)-C2)-methylthiotransferase MiaB, with the protein MTKKVYVKTFGCQMNEYDSDKMVDVLGAAEGLVKTDTPEDADVILFNTCSVREKAQEKVFSDLGRVRELKEANPNLLIGVGGCVASQEGASIVARAPYVDLVFGPQTLHRLPQMIDQRRASGRPQVDITFPEIEKFDHLPPARVDGPSAFVSIMEGCSKYCSYCVVPYTRGEEVSRPLDDVLTEIAGLADQGVREVTLLGQNVNAYRGGMTAGSTEIADFATLIEYVAEIPGIERIRYTTSHPKEFTQRLIDTYAKVPKLVSHLHLPVQHGSDRILMAMKRGYTVLEYKSVIRKLRAIRPDLSLSTDMIVGFPGETEEDFDKMMQLVHDMSYDTSFSFIYSPRPGTPAANLHDDTPREVKLRRLQHLQATIEENVQRISQSMVGKIERILVERPARKDPNELAGRTENNRVVNFPAPVESHARLIGQMIDVKIVHAYPHSLRGELVMVHDTAPATH; encoded by the coding sequence ATGACCAAGAAAGTTTATGTAAAGACCTTTGGCTGCCAGATGAACGAGTACGACTCCGACAAGATGGTCGACGTACTCGGTGCGGCTGAAGGACTCGTCAAGACCGACACTCCCGAAGACGCCGACGTCATTCTGTTCAACACCTGCTCGGTGCGTGAAAAGGCGCAGGAGAAAGTCTTCTCCGATCTCGGCCGCGTGCGCGAACTGAAAGAAGCGAACCCGAATCTGCTGATCGGCGTGGGCGGTTGCGTGGCGAGCCAGGAAGGCGCTTCGATCGTCGCGCGTGCACCGTACGTGGACCTCGTGTTCGGCCCGCAAACCCTGCACCGTTTGCCGCAGATGATCGACCAGCGCCGCGCGAGCGGTCGTCCGCAGGTCGACATCACTTTCCCGGAAATCGAGAAGTTCGATCACCTGCCGCCGGCGCGCGTCGACGGTCCGAGCGCCTTCGTGTCGATCATGGAAGGCTGCAGCAAGTACTGCAGCTACTGCGTCGTGCCGTACACGCGCGGCGAGGAAGTGTCGCGTCCGCTCGACGACGTGCTGACGGAAATCGCCGGTCTCGCCGATCAGGGCGTGCGCGAAGTCACGCTGCTCGGTCAGAACGTGAACGCTTATCGCGGTGGGATGACAGCCGGCTCGACAGAGATCGCCGACTTCGCGACCTTGATCGAATACGTCGCGGAGATTCCGGGCATCGAACGGATTCGCTACACGACGTCGCATCCGAAGGAATTCACGCAGCGTCTGATCGACACCTACGCGAAGGTGCCCAAGCTCGTCAGCCATCTGCACTTGCCCGTGCAGCACGGCTCCGACCGCATCCTGATGGCGATGAAACGCGGCTACACCGTGCTCGAATACAAGTCGGTGATCCGCAAGCTGCGCGCGATCCGTCCGGACCTGTCGCTGTCGACGGACATGATCGTCGGCTTCCCCGGCGAGACGGAAGAAGACTTCGACAAGATGATGCAGCTCGTGCACGACATGAGCTACGACACGAGCTTCTCATTCATCTACAGCCCGCGTCCCGGCACGCCCGCCGCGAACCTGCACGACGACACGCCGCGCGAAGTGAAGCTGCGCCGTCTGCAGCATCTGCAGGCGACCATCGAGGAAAACGTGCAGCGTATCAGCCAGTCGATGGTCGGCAAGATCGAGCGCATTCTGGTCGAACGCCCCGCGCGCAAGGACCCGAACGAACTCGCGGGTCGCACCGAGAACAACCGCGTCGTGAATTTCCCGGCGCCGGTGGAATCGCACGCGCGCCTGATCGGCCAGATGATCGACGTGAAGATCGTGCATGCGTATCCGCATTCGCTGCGCGGCGAACTCGTGATGGTTCACGACACCGCGCCCGCCACTCATTAA